A single window of Channa argus isolate prfri chromosome 2, Channa argus male v1.0, whole genome shotgun sequence DNA harbors:
- the slc38a7 gene encoding sodium-coupled neutral amino acid transporter 7 isoform X1, with the protein MAINADVEEWGGIGSSDSGERAWLLQSPSVDSVRHLEADRQSRGVSSLGAVFIVVNAALGAGLLNFPAAFNMAGGVTAGVMLQMFMLIFIISGLVILGYCSQVSNENTYQEVVRATCGKVTGVLCEVAIAIYTFGTCIAFFIVIGDQLDRLIEAVAHDTDGSVSAHWYIDRKFTIAVTAVLVILPLSIPKEIGFQKYASALSVMGTWYVTIVVIVKYIWPDKEVSPGYIPTSSASWTAVFNAMPTICFGFQCHVSCVPVFNSMSRKEIRPWGVVVTLSMLICLFVYTGTGVCGFLTFGSNVSQDVLMSYPPDDIAVAIARAFIVVCVVTSYPILHFCGRAVVEGLWLRFRGEQVEVCVRRERRRRILQTLVWCIVTLILALFIPDIGRVISLIGGLAACFIFVFPGLCLMQAKLSETDSRSASWHGLVIFGVAMVTIGAFIFGLTTTNSIYQDIVS; encoded by the exons GATTAATGCAGATGTTGAAGAATGGGGTGGCATAGGAAGTAGTGACTCTGGAGAAAGGGCATGGCTCCTGCAGAGTCCCAGCGTAGATTCTGTCCGGCACCTGGAGGCAGACAGGCAGAGTCGAGGTGTGTCCTCTTTGGGAGCTGTCTTCATTGTAGTGAACGCAGCACTGGGGGCAGGTCTGCTCAATTTCCCTGCAGCCTTCAATATGGCAGGAGGAGTGACTGCAGGAGTAATGCTTCAAATG tttATGCTGATCTTTATTATCAGTGGACTGGTGATTctaggctactgctcccag GTCAGTAATGAAAACACATATCAGGAGGTCGTTCGAGCCACATGTGGGAAAGTCACTGGAGTCTTATGTGAAGTCGCCATTGCCATCTACACTTTTGGGACATGCATTGCTTTCTTTATTGTCATAGGTGACCAGCTGGATCGCT TGATAGAAGCAGTGGCTCATGACACAGATGGATCAGTTAGTGCCCACTGGTACATTGACCGGAAATTTACTATCGCAGTCACTGCAGTCCTTGTCATTCTTCCTCTCTCTATCCCTAAAGAGATTGGCTTTCAGAAGTATGCCAG TGCACTGAGTGTGATGGGAACCTGGTATGTTACCATCGTGGTCATTGTAAAGTACATCTGGCCGGATAAAGAGGTGTCTCCGGGCTACATTCCCACAAG TTCTGCTTCCTGGACTGCAGTTTTCAATGCAATGCCCACCATATGCTTTGGCTTCCAG TGCCATGTTAGCTGTGTGCCGGTGTTCAACAGCATGAGCAGGAAAGAAATCAGACCCTGGGGAGTTGTAGTCACCCTCAGCATGTTAATCTGCCTATTTGTTTACACAGGAACAG GTGTCTGCGGCTTCCTGACTTTTGGTTCTAATGTCAGTCAGGATGTGCTGATGTCATATCCTCCTGACGACATTGCTGTAGCCATCGCAAGAGCTTTTATTGTTGTCTGTGTGGTCACCTCGTACCCCATTTTACACTTCTGTGGCAG GGCAGTTGTAGAAGGACTTTGGCTGCGGTTCAGAGGCGAACAGGTGGAAGTATGTGTACGTCGTGAGCGGAGGAGGAGGATTCTGCAGACTCTGGTGTGGTGCATTGTCACCCTCATCCTCGCCCTCTTCATCCCAGATATTGGTCGTGTGATCTCTCTGATAGGAGGATTGGCAGCCTGCTTTATCTTTGTCTTTCCAG GTTTGTGTTTGATGCAAGCAAAACTATCGGAGACAGACAGCCGATCGGCCAG
- the slc38a7 gene encoding sodium-coupled neutral amino acid transporter 7 isoform X2, protein MLIFIISGLVILGYCSQVSNENTYQEVVRATCGKVTGVLCEVAIAIYTFGTCIAFFIVIGDQLDRLIEAVAHDTDGSVSAHWYIDRKFTIAVTAVLVILPLSIPKEIGFQKYASALSVMGTWYVTIVVIVKYIWPDKEVSPGYIPTSSASWTAVFNAMPTICFGFQCHVSCVPVFNSMSRKEIRPWGVVVTLSMLICLFVYTGTGVCGFLTFGSNVSQDVLMSYPPDDIAVAIARAFIVVCVVTSYPILHFCGRAVVEGLWLRFRGEQVEVCVRRERRRRILQTLVWCIVTLILALFIPDIGRVISLIGGLAACFIFVFPGLCLMQAKLSETDSRSASWHGLVIFGVAMVTIGAFIFGLTTTNSIYQDIVS, encoded by the exons ATGCTGATCTTTATTATCAGTGGACTGGTGATTctaggctactgctcccag GTCAGTAATGAAAACACATATCAGGAGGTCGTTCGAGCCACATGTGGGAAAGTCACTGGAGTCTTATGTGAAGTCGCCATTGCCATCTACACTTTTGGGACATGCATTGCTTTCTTTATTGTCATAGGTGACCAGCTGGATCGCT TGATAGAAGCAGTGGCTCATGACACAGATGGATCAGTTAGTGCCCACTGGTACATTGACCGGAAATTTACTATCGCAGTCACTGCAGTCCTTGTCATTCTTCCTCTCTCTATCCCTAAAGAGATTGGCTTTCAGAAGTATGCCAG TGCACTGAGTGTGATGGGAACCTGGTATGTTACCATCGTGGTCATTGTAAAGTACATCTGGCCGGATAAAGAGGTGTCTCCGGGCTACATTCCCACAAG TTCTGCTTCCTGGACTGCAGTTTTCAATGCAATGCCCACCATATGCTTTGGCTTCCAG TGCCATGTTAGCTGTGTGCCGGTGTTCAACAGCATGAGCAGGAAAGAAATCAGACCCTGGGGAGTTGTAGTCACCCTCAGCATGTTAATCTGCCTATTTGTTTACACAGGAACAG GTGTCTGCGGCTTCCTGACTTTTGGTTCTAATGTCAGTCAGGATGTGCTGATGTCATATCCTCCTGACGACATTGCTGTAGCCATCGCAAGAGCTTTTATTGTTGTCTGTGTGGTCACCTCGTACCCCATTTTACACTTCTGTGGCAG GGCAGTTGTAGAAGGACTTTGGCTGCGGTTCAGAGGCGAACAGGTGGAAGTATGTGTACGTCGTGAGCGGAGGAGGAGGATTCTGCAGACTCTGGTGTGGTGCATTGTCACCCTCATCCTCGCCCTCTTCATCCCAGATATTGGTCGTGTGATCTCTCTGATAGGAGGATTGGCAGCCTGCTTTATCTTTGTCTTTCCAG GTTTGTGTTTGATGCAAGCAAAACTATCGGAGACAGACAGCCGATCGGCCAG